The segment TGTCGGACCGGAGCCGGACTGGCACCGCGACCCGGCTTCGGGGCTCGAGTGGCCGCGCGACGTCTGGTGGAGCAGGGTCGACTTCCGATTCGACCCGGACGTCGACGACCCGCGATACGTGTGGGAGGTCAACCGCCATCTCCACCTCGCCGCGCTCGCGAGGGCGTACACACTGACGGCCGACGAACGGTACGCCGCCGCCGTGTGGCGGCAGATGTCGGACTGGGTACGGCGAAACCCGCCTCACTTCGGCATCAACTGGTCGAGCGCGCTCGAGGTGGCGATCAGACTGATATCGTGGACGCTCTCGCTCGGTCTCGTGGGGCCCGACGGAGCGTCCGACGACGATGTGGAGGGGGTTCTGACAAGCTGTTCGTTGCAGGCCCGTCACGTGTCTGATAACCTGACAGTCTATGGTTCGTCGAGGAACAACCACCTGATCGGGGAGGCCGCCGGGCTGCTGGCGGCCGGTGTCGCGTTGCCGTTCCTCGAGGGAGCCTCGACATGGACGGCGAAGGCGAGGGAGGTGCTCGAGCGGGAGATTCCCGCCCAGATCGCGGACGACGGGATCTCGCTCGAGCAGACGTTCCACTATCAGGTCTTCGTCATCGAGTTCGCCCTCGTGGCGATCGCGTGCGCGCGGGCGATGGGCAGTGAGATGTCGGCCCGCTTCACCGAACGCGTCGGAGCCGCCGCGACCGCCCTTACCGTGCTCGCCGACGGCGCCGCCGCGCCCCCGAGCGTCGGCGACGAGGACGGCGGAAGGGCGTATCTTCTCGACGACCGGCCGGAGCGGCAGTCCCGCGCCGCCGCGGCGGCCGTGCTCCTGGCGGCCGGCAGGAAGCTCCCGGAGGACGTCGACCCGGCGGACCTCGCTTCCTCCGTGTGGGTTCTGGGGAGCGAGCCGGTTCGCGGGGCGCTCGAGGGACGGAGGGCCGCGGGCGGAGGACCGTCGAGGGCATATCCGGACGGCGGCTACTTCGTGCTGGGCGACGGACGCGCGCACGGCGTTGTGGACTGCGGTCCCCTGGGACTCGGGTCGATCGCCGCGCACGGACACGCGGACTGTCTGTCGCTCGAGGTGGCCCGCGACGGCGACTGGCTCGTCGTCGACCCCGGGACGTACTGCTACCATCGCGAGCGTCGATGGCGGGACCACTTCCGCTCGACGCGCGCGCACAACACGGTGACCGTCGACGGACGGGACCAGTCGGAGATGCTCGGGCCGTTCCTGTGGGGGGCCCGAGCGGGCGCGAGAGCGGTCTTCTGGTCGGCGGAGCGGCTGCCGGCGATCTTCTGCGGCTCGCACGACGGCTACCGGAGCAGCCTCGGGACGCTTCACAGGAGGACCGTACTCCTGCTGCGGTCCGGTGTCTGGGTCGTCGTCGACACAGTGGAGGGCGACGGCGACCACGAGGTGTGCGCCACCTTCCAGCTCGCCCCCGGGCTTGAGCTCGAGGGAAGCGGGGAGGGGTTGTCACGCCGCTTCGCGGCATCGGACGGACGGCGGCTGGCGTTCGTCTTCTCGGGACCCGAGGGAACGGACACGGAGGTCACGGCCGGGCTCGAGGACCCACCGACAGGATGGGTCTCCGAGGGCTTCGGTCACAGGACGCCGGCGACGGCCCTGGTCGCGAGGACGGAAGGAACGCTGCCAGTGACGCTGGCGACCGTCGTGCTGGCCGGCGTCGACGCGGATGTTGCGGCGTCCGCGGCTCCCGAGGGAACGGGGGCGATGATCGAGATACGGAGCGGCGCGGATGTCGAGCGCGTGCTCGCGGGGACATACAGAGGCGGCGCGACGGTCTTCCAGGGGCTCGCGGGATACGCTGGTCCGTTCGGAGCAGACCGTGACGTGCTGGGGGCGGACGTCGTGAAGTGGGGAGAGGACGGCCGCGCCGTGGACTTCGAGCCCGTCCGGAACGAGCTTCGGCCGGGAACGGGACTGCAATGAGGGGAGACACCGAGACATGAAGGTCAGCGTTCTGGGACTGGGCTACGTCGGTTGCGTGTCGGCAGCGTGTCTTTCCGAGATGGGGCACACGGTCGTCGGGCTCGATGTGGATGAACACAAGACGTCGCTCATTCGAGACGGCAAGAGCCCGATCGTCGAACCGGGGCTTCCGGAGCTCATCGCGAAGGGCGTCGCGTCGGGCGGACTGACGGCGACCACCGACTACGAGGAGGCGGTCAACGGGACGGAGATATCGCTCGTCTGTGTCGGGACCCCCTCGGCCGAGTCGGGCAGCCCGAACCTCGAGTACACCGAGAGGGTCTGTCACCAGATCGGCGAGGTCATCAGAAGGGGAAGCGACTTCCACACCGTCGTTTTCCGGAGCACGATCCCTCCGGGCACGGTCGAGGACCGGCTGATGCCCCTCATCGAGGAGGCGTCCGGGTCGAAGGAGGGCGAACGCTTCGGCGTGTGCTTCAACCCCGAGTTCCTCCGGGAGGCCTCCGCCGTCAAGGACTTCTACCATCCGCCGAAGATCGTCATAGGCGAGCGCACCCCGGGCAGCCGCGCGGGTGACGCCCTGGCGAAGCTCTACGAACCGATCGACGCTCCGATGGTCCGGACCGACGTCAGGGTGTCTGAGATGGTCAAGTACGCCGACAACTGCTTCCACGCCATCAAGGTCTGCTTCGCGAATGAGATCGGGAATCTGTCGAAGGCCGTCGGAGTCCCGGACAGTCACAAGGTCATGGAGATCTTCTGTCTGGACACGCAGCTCAACCTCTCGCCGTACTACCTGAAGCCCGGATTCGCCTTCGGCGGCTCGTGCCTTCCGAAGGACCTGCGGGCGGTCGTCCGGATGAGCAAGGAGACCGGCGTGGAGTGCCCCGTGCTCTCCGCGGCGACGCCCTCGAACGACCTTCAGATCGAGCGCGCCATCGAGATGATCAGAAACACGGGTAAGCGCCGAGTCGGAGTCCTCGGTATGAGCTTCAAGGCCGGAACCGACGATCTCAGAGAGAGCCCGATCGTCCAGGTCGTCGGCACGCTCATCGGCAAGGGCTACGAGCTGTCGATCTTCGACAAGAACATCTCGTGGGAGGCGCTCTTCGGCTCGAACCTCGGCTTCCTCGAGCACGAGCTGCCGTACGCGCAGCGGCTCAAGGCGGACACGATCGACGAGGTCATTGAACGCTCTGACGTGATCGTCGTGGCGAACGGTTCGGACGAGTTCAAGGACGTGCCGGGACGACTCGGCAGGGACAAGACGGTCGTCGACCTCGTTCGGATCATCGACGATCCATCGACGCTCGAGTGCAAATACATGGGGATCGCCTGGTAGCACAGGGCGGCCCGAACGTACGGCAATGGAGGCGACATGCCTCGCGGGAAGCGCATCCTGATCATCGTCGAGAACCTGCCGGTTCCGTTCGACCGGCGCGTCTGGCTCGAGTCGACCACGCTCAAGGAGGCCGGCTACGAGGTCAGCGTCATCTGCCCGATGGGAAGCAAGTACCCGGAGGCGTATGAGGAGCTGGAGGGGATCCGCATCTACCGATATCCGCCTCCTCCGCCGACGACGACCAAGCTCTCGTACGCGTGGGAGTTCCCATACTGCTGGTTCCAGACCCTCAGGCTCGCCGGGCGTGTCGCCCGCGAGACCGGGTTCGACGCGATCCACGCGTGCAATCCACCGGACACCTTCTTCCTGATCGGTTTCATCTACAAGCTGTTGCGAGGGGCCCGGTTCGTCTACGACCAGCACGACCTCTGTCCCGAACTCTACCTCTCGCGGTTCGGCGGTCGTCGGGCGTTCTTCTTCTCACTGCTCCGCTCTCTCGAGTGGGCAACGTACAGAACGGCCGACATGATCATATCGACCAACGAATCGTATCGGGAGCACGCTGTCGAGGTAGGAGGCTTCGACCGGGACATGACGTTCGTGGTCAGGAGCGGCCCGCTGCTGTCGCGCTTCCGGCCGGTCGAGCCCGAGCCGGAGCTCAAGCGGGGCAGAAAGCACCTCGTGTGCTACCTCGGGGTCATGGCGCCGCAGGACGGTGTTGACTATCTTCTCCGCGCGATCCGACATGTGGTCGATGTCGTCGGCAGGAAGAACATCCACTTCGTGCTGATCGGCTCCGGCGACTCGTTCGACGACATCAAGGGCCTGCGGGACGACCTCGGGCTCACCGAGTACGTCGAGATGACCGGGCGGATATCGGACGCCGACGTCCAGCGCTATCTTTCGACCGCGGACCTGTGCGTCTGTCCCGACCCGAACAACCCGCTGAACGACGTATCGACGATGAACAAGGTGCTCGAGTACATGACCTTCGGACGCCCGATGGTCTCATTCGACCTGAAGGAGAGCCGGTACTCTGCTCAGGACGGAGCGCTCTACGCGACGCCGAACGACGAGATCGAGTTCGGCGAGCGCATCATCCAGCTCCTCGACGACCGCGAGCTGGCGGGGAAGATGGGGGAGGCCAACCGGGAACGGATCGTGAACAAGCTCTCCTGGGAGCACACGGGTCGCGAGGTGGTCCGTGCGTACGACGCGCTCTTCGGTATCACGGACGTCGAGGTTCCCGTGCCGGGTGCGTCGCGGAGCGAGGGCGGCGAAGAGGCGGGGAGCGCCTCGTGAGCGGCCCCCTCGGGTGCGTTGCGGCCGTCACCTATCGCTGCAACTCCAGGTGTACGATGTGCGACATCTGGAGGACCGACGCGCGAGCGGGCGACGAACTCGAGCCCGAGGCGTACCGGTGGCTTCCGGATTCGCTGACCTCGATCAACGTCAGCGGGGGCGAGCCTTACCTTCGGGACGACCTTCCTGAGGTCGTCTCGGTCATGCGCGATGCGTGTCCCCGGGCCCGCATCGTCGTGTCGACGAACGGGCTGACCCCGGAGCGGATCACCGGGATGACGGCCCGCATGCCCGGGGTGGCCGTCAGGGTGTCGCTCGACGCGGCCGGACCGCTCCACGACGAGATCCGCGGGATCGAGGGCGCCTACGAGTCGGTGCTCGAGACCGTACGGCTGTTGAAGGACTCCGGCGTCGAGGACCTGGGACTGGCGGCGACGTCGACCGAGGCGCACGCGGACGAGCTTCTCGGCGTGAAGAGCCTGGCGGATGAACTCGGTATCAGGTTCATCGCGAGCGCCGCGCACAGCTCGCCGATCTTCTTCGGCGACCACGAGAGCGAGCGGCCGCACTCCGAAAAGTCCGCCCGCGCGTTCGGGCGTCTGATGCGTGAGGACCTGAACTCGCCCAGGCCGAGGGACTGGGCGCGGGCGTACTACTGGCGCGGAGTGGTCGACTATGTGCGCGGACGTCCGCGCCGTCTCGGGTGCGGGGCCGGCACTTACTTTTTCTTCCTCGACCCGTGGGGTGACGTCTATCCGTGCAATGTCGGCGGTACGAGGATGGGGAACATCAGAGATGGGTCGTTCGCGGAGCTCAGACGCCGGACCCGGAACGAGGTGGGGGAGGCGGTCGCGAACTGCCCTCATCAGTGCTGGATGGTCTGCACGGTGACGCCCCCGATGAGGCGGCGGCCGCTCGGACCGATCGCTTGGATCGCCGGCGCGAAGCTCTTCGGCATCGGTCGCGGGAGCGGGCGCTGACCTGCGGCCGGGGCGTGACGGAGACGAACCTCCTGAGGAACGTGAGGCCCTGACAGCCATGAAGGTGCTTGCCGCCAACAAGTACTACTTCGTCAAGGGAGGCGCGGAGCGCTACTTCTTCGAGCTGTCGAGGATCCTCGCGGAGCACGGGCACGAGATCGTGCCGTTCGCGATG is part of the Candidatus Effluviviaceae Genus V sp. genome and harbors:
- a CDS encoding nucleotide sugar dehydrogenase, with the translated sequence MKVSVLGLGYVGCVSAACLSEMGHTVVGLDVDEHKTSLIRDGKSPIVEPGLPELIAKGVASGGLTATTDYEEAVNGTEISLVCVGTPSAESGSPNLEYTERVCHQIGEVIRRGSDFHTVVFRSTIPPGTVEDRLMPLIEEASGSKEGERFGVCFNPEFLREASAVKDFYHPPKIVIGERTPGSRAGDALAKLYEPIDAPMVRTDVRVSEMVKYADNCFHAIKVCFANEIGNLSKAVGVPDSHKVMEIFCLDTQLNLSPYYLKPGFAFGGSCLPKDLRAVVRMSKETGVECPVLSAATPSNDLQIERAIEMIRNTGKRRVGVLGMSFKAGTDDLRESPIVQVVGTLIGKGYELSIFDKNISWEALFGSNLGFLEHELPYAQRLKADTIDEVIERSDVIVVANGSDEFKDVPGRLGRDKTVVDLVRIIDDPSTLECKYMGIAW
- a CDS encoding glycosyltransferase, whose amino-acid sequence is MPRGKRILIIVENLPVPFDRRVWLESTTLKEAGYEVSVICPMGSKYPEAYEELEGIRIYRYPPPPPTTTKLSYAWEFPYCWFQTLRLAGRVARETGFDAIHACNPPDTFFLIGFIYKLLRGARFVYDQHDLCPELYLSRFGGRRAFFFSLLRSLEWATYRTADMIISTNESYREHAVEVGGFDRDMTFVVRSGPLLSRFRPVEPEPELKRGRKHLVCYLGVMAPQDGVDYLLRAIRHVVDVVGRKNIHFVLIGSGDSFDDIKGLRDDLGLTEYVEMTGRISDADVQRYLSTADLCVCPDPNNPLNDVSTMNKVLEYMTFGRPMVSFDLKESRYSAQDGALYATPNDEIEFGERIIQLLDDRELAGKMGEANRERIVNKLSWEHTGREVVRAYDALFGITDVEVPVPGASRSEGGEEAGSAS
- a CDS encoding radical SAM protein: MSGPLGCVAAVTYRCNSRCTMCDIWRTDARAGDELEPEAYRWLPDSLTSINVSGGEPYLRDDLPEVVSVMRDACPRARIVVSTNGLTPERITGMTARMPGVAVRVSLDAAGPLHDEIRGIEGAYESVLETVRLLKDSGVEDLGLAATSTEAHADELLGVKSLADELGIRFIASAAHSSPIFFGDHESERPHSEKSARAFGRLMREDLNSPRPRDWARAYYWRGVVDYVRGRPRRLGCGAGTYFFFLDPWGDVYPCNVGGTRMGNIRDGSFAELRRRTRNEVGEAVANCPHQCWMVCTVTPPMRRRPLGPIAWIAGAKLFGIGRGSGR